The genomic DNA AAATGTATTTTTGGAAATTCTTGATGATGCCGGCAATCCAACTGCCACCGGTGAAATCGGTCATGTTGTCGTGACGGCGCTTTATAATTTCGCAATGCCATTCATTCGATATGCTATCGGCGACTTTGCGGTCGCTGGTGATGATCAATGCGCCTGTGGCATTTCCCTGCCAACTGTTCAACGCATTGTCGGGCGCGAGCGAAATTATTTCAGGTTTCCGGATAACCACCATTTCTGGCCATTTGCTCAGTCAAGCCAGATCAGGAAATATGTCCCGAACCGATTTCGCCAGATTGCTCAGGTTTCAGATTATGGAATTGAATTTCGCTACACACCGGAGGCGGAAGACCAATTCGAAGATCCTGCCGGTTTGCAGCGCTATCTGGCCGAATGCCTGCATCCGGATATTCAGCTTGAGCTCGTCAGAGTCCCCATCCCGGTTCGAACACGCGGCGAAAAACACCTGGAATATATCTGCGAACTGAAACGGATTTAGGCCTTATCCATTTGATGTGATTTCAGAGCAGACGACCGCGATTGCGCCTAGCCGATTTCTGGCTTGACAGTGTTTTTGCTCGGCTCAATTGATTGAAGCAAATTTGGCGGGATCGCTGACTCAATTGGATCGTCTTCACGATGGCGGGCTTTTAGAGGCTTGTCGGATCCCAGATACAGCCTGACACCGCCAAACACTCCGTAGTCACCATCTTCGTCAACGATGCCGTCTGCGTAGAATGCAAGATTTGAAAGACCGGCAAACTCTGGCAGGATTTCAAATCCGGCAACGCCGTAGCTCTTGTCGAGTTGATAGCGATAACCGGCATAAAGCCGCAAATCATCTATCGGATAAAACGAAAGCGTCGACCCGGCCAAAACACCGTCTGAATCGCCAAATTCAGCTCCAATCAAACCGCTGATTGTGACGTTATCAAAGTAATATTCAGCTTCAACTGCTGCATTACCAATATCTTCGTATGCACCCCATTCAACATGGGTGTAGGATCCGTACAATCCCACCAATCCAAAATCGGGATTACGCCAGAACAGGTGCCCACCAACGCCGCCAGAAACCTCGTCGCCATCGCGCAAAGCACCCATTGCATCCAGCTGCACACCGTACCGATGTCCAATTGGAGCCGTCACGGAGCCCGACAGAACAGACAGGAAATCATCGTCCAACACGCCAAATGCGGCGGCGACTTTCGCATTGATTGCCGAAACAGCGGGCTTGTCCCCGTATGCTGCTTCTGGTGAAGAGACTTCCAAATAGGTTAAATCAGCCGCATACACGGAACTGACTCCTGCGGAAAGTATGACGATCAAAGCCGTGGAATTCAGTAGATGGTTGCGTTTCATAGTGTTCTCCCAGTATTGAGTCTTCAGTACATTATTGACGTTCCGATGAAAAGCGGTTCTTAGTGTTGCAACGAGGAGAAAGTTATGTCGAAAATCATTCTTGATAATCAAAAGTTGCTGGGCACCGACCGCGACGGGCGCCAGGTTGGCTCAGAAAAAGTCGGCGAGCCTAAAGGCAAGATCGATCAGCAGAAGTAAGAACACAACTTTTTCGTGTTGTGCAGTTGCCATTCGAAATGATGCCATTGGCTGATTTGCAGGCCTCTTGCCGCGCTTGTAACTGCCGGCAACCAGTTGGGCTGATTTGTTTAATCCGACCGCTAATTCCAGCAAACGCCTGATTCAGCGCATGAGCGGCGCGCTTGCGTTGAGCCTGGATCATATTTTCGAACAATCTGAACACAGCCTGGATATCGGCCAGCGTGCAAAAGAAATCCTGCTGTCCCGACTTCACAATGGGAGTCGGGAGAGTCCCGCACTCTATGCCCTCCATTTTCTTCTGATAAACCAGATCAGGCGAGACTCTCTGACGTCTGCGCAAGCCACTATCAACCGGATCTTGTCGCTCTCCCCCGCAGATATCGGGACAGTATCGATACAGCTTGGCGCACCAGAGGCTCACGCTGACCTCGTGGTCATTCTACCGTTTCTCGCAGAGGGAGAGGATGCCCGATTTTCATTTGTCGAGCCATCTGCCAGGCAAGCAGAACTGGCACTGCAGCAAATTGACGAAGCCCTTCAAATGCTGCGCGTCGGCGCTTTCCCTTTCCATTCCGAAATTGGTGAAATCGTTCCATGGATTGTTGTCGCGGCCGGAAAACCTACCGAAATCAACGAGGACCCGGAATCATCATTTGGCGGTGCTTCGGCCCTGCGCGCTTTTGGAGCCGTTCTGCAGAATGCCGACTTGCAAGACAGTGTGTTTGATCGTGCACTGTCATTGGTGCATGAAACATCGCACCATGTTTTGTTTGCACACTCCCCGAAAGATGGTGTTGTTACCAATCCCCCAACAGAGCTCTATTCGTCGCCATTGAGAACTGACCCAAGGCCCATGGAAGGCATTCATCATGCCACTTTTGTCCTTGCGCGCATGGCATTGGTTGCAAGGCAATTGCTGGAGTCTGGACTATTAAGCAAGCAGGATAATGAATTGGCACGCGAGACCATCGCCGATTCTCGCACCCTGTTTGCAGATGGGCTCGAAACACTTGATCAATATGCAAATTACACGCCATTGGGTTCGCAGGCGATAGACGAAGCGCGTGCTTTCATGGCCTCGCTTTAGAAACAAGACTGGCATCTAGTCGAAATTAAAACAGTGGCTTATAATTCTCGAAAAATTCGGCTTCTTCGCTGATTGCTAAAAATACAATGACTTATGGGATTCGCGCCAGAGACCTGGCATAGATCTGCTTCCATAGTAGCTGCGCAAAATTCACCGTTGTGGCGGTTCACCCTTGCGAGACAGGACCAGATGGCGGACTGTAACGCAATCCGGTTACATGGGCCGATAAAAAGCGTGTTGTGCATCACATTTGGACTCGCTAAAGACCGCTCTCAATTGTTTGAGGAATTGGAATCTGGCGATGGTGCCTGTGAAACATCCGGACGAGCAGCTTCGGCTTAACTCGCTTCGGTCCTACAACATACTGGATACGGCCGCTGATACTGATTTCACGGAAATCGTCGAGCTGGCGGCGGCCATTTGTGAAACCCCGGTTTCGCTGATCAGCTTTGTCGATAGTGACCGGCAATGGTTCAAGGCGCGGGTAGGCTTCCCCGAAAGTGAGACGGGTCTGGATCGATCCGTATGCGCCCACGCCCTTCTGGAAGGTGACTATCTGGAGATCAACGACATGGGCTCTGATCCAAGAACTTCTGACAACCCACTGCATACTGGCGATGTCGGGGTGAATTTTTACGCCGGCGCTGTTCTGGTTGCGCCCGACGGCATGCCATTGGGTACTTTATGTGTTCTTGATACAAAGCCGCGGGAATTAACGCCGGTGCAAAAGCAGGCGTTGATGGTTTTGTCAAAACAGGTGGTGAAACAGCTGGAGCTGCGCAAAAGATTGCAAATTGAAGTCTCCTTGCGCCAGGAGATTGACCACCGGGTCAAGAATTCGCTTCAGACCATAGCGTCGATCCTGAGAGTATCGACACGACAGGTAACGGATGAAGCGGCCATTGAAATTCTGCAACTGGTGGAGCGCAGGTTAAACTCGGTTGCGGCCCTGCACGTGGAACTCATGGGCAAGGATGAAAATTCCGGTGTTGATGCGGGGCATTATTTACGCCGCGTGCAGGATCTGTTGCAACAGGTAATGCCTGACAATATCTCGATGTCGATCGATTATGTTGACTGCGCTCTGGAGCAAAGCAAAGCCTCTGCGATTGGCATGATCGTAAGTGAATTTGTCGCAAACTCGGTTAAACACGCATTTCCCGATGGCGCGTCCGGAGAAATTCAGATCGCGCTCACGCAAACGTCGAACGACCATCTGTTGCTGACCTGTCGTGACAACGGAACCGGTCGTGCACTCCCATCGCAGACACCTGATCTCTCTTCTGGGCTGGGCAAGCAAATCATGTCATCGGCAGCCATTCAGCTGGGCGGAAATCTTCAGGAAGACTTTCACGCCAGTGGAACCGCCTTGACAGTCGAGTTCAAAAACCGGCGTTGAAAACACTGTGCCGGTGACAGCAAACGCGACTGAGTTTCCATATATCTTTCTTGAGCGACGCTGGATTCATCGTTCGTTTCATCAATACATTATGCGTTCAGGAATTCGCCTGAAAACCCTCAAACCGGTCGGCCTCGTCAGGTCCTGCGCTTTGCCAAGGGCTGTAATTATAACCGTATTGCGCAGCAAATGTTCTAGACATTGTCAGAAGACCGCGACTTCAGACCTGTCCGCTCATCAGTTGCGCGTGACCAGGCGCGATCCAGCCGCATTCTCTCCCACTCGGACCGCTGCTTGAACAAAACCGAAAGGCGGCATATTTCGGCACCATCCGTATTGACACACTACCATGGTAGAGTAACATGACGGCGTGAGATCACCATCGAACCCGGTCATGATACACTTGGTCGGGGCAGGGTGATCACCTGATTTTGGAAGTTAACGGGAGGACTTTAAATGTCTTTGAAACGCCTTATCACCACTTTGATTGTTATCGGAGCGGTTCCGACGGCTGCGCTGGCAGATCCGTCTTCGCGCATTGCGCTGATTCCCGGTGGTCCCCATCCCTATTTTGCAGCCTGGGAACAGGCCGGTGCTGATGCTGCCAAGGAATTCAACCTTGGCGAAGCAACATATAAAGTACCGCAGAAATGGGAACTTGGACTGCAGAACCAGATGCTCGAAAGCCTTGTCACGCAGGGCTATAACGGCTTTCTGATTTTCCCCGGTGATCCGGTTGGAACCGTCGCAATCGCCAATGAACTGGCCGATACGGGTGCTCCTGTTATCGCTCTTGCCGGCTGCCTGAAAGACCCTTCAGACGCTCAGTTCTGCATGGGAACGGACACCGGAAATTCCGCCTATCTCGGCACCAAGGAATTGCTGAAAGTTCTTGGAAGCGGCGCGAAAATCGCTCACTTTACAGGCTTTCTGGTGGACCCCAACACCCAGCTGCGCATTGACGCGGTGGAAAAAGCCGCACAAGAAGGCGGCGCGGAAGTCATCCAGGTCATTGCCGATATCGATGCACCTGAACCTGCCGAGGAAAAGATAAACGCCTATCTGGCAGCCCATGCCGGTGAGGTTGACGGCATCATCACGACAGCCTGGGTGCCGGCCGTTGTCGCATCATCCGCTCTGCGCAAGATTGGCGACAAGCGCATCAAGATGGTCGGCATCGATCATGATGAAGTTGTCCTGAAAGCGATCAAGGATGGTTTCGTCCACGGCACCATGCTGCAGAACCCTTATGGCCAGGGCTATATCGGTTCCTATGCGGCAGACAAGCTGCGTACCGGCTGTACTATCAAGGCTGACGCGCCGTTCAAGAGCAACGCTCTGACCGACAAGTTCATCGATTCCGGCACCGTGTTTGCCGGCGTGGATGATGTCGACAATTATGTCGGGTCCATGCAGGCCATCACCAAAACTCTTTTTGATGGTTTTGAATCGACTTATCTCGATTGTTGAGTTTAATGTTTGGCGGAGCCTGATCCCAGGCTTCGCCAATTCTTCTTCCATGATGTGAGACGGGCGCAAGTATGAAACTGACGTCCCGCACAATCAATCTGATGCTTTCAAGGACATGATGGCAAATACCTCTCAGCAAGATGCGCTGCCGCGCTTTTCTGCCACCCGGCTCCTGTTAAGCAATGAATTTGGCCTGCTGGTGCTGATCGTGTTGTTTGCAACCATCTTTGCCACCATTTCTCCGGCATTTCTGTCGAAATTCAGCCTTTATGCGCTTGGCCGCACAGCTGCGGTCAATATCATGATTGGTTTTTCCATGATGGTCGTCATCATCACAGGCGGGCTCAATCTGTCGGTCGGTGCTATCGGCGTGTCTGCTGCCATGTTCGGCGGGCTTTTGATGGAAAGCGTCGGAATGCCATGGCCGCTTGCTGTTGCAGGGGGCCTTGCGGTCGGCGCGGGCCTTGGCGCCATCAATGGCATCATCATTGTGCGCACCGGTCTGCACAGTTTCATCATCACCCTGGCGACGATGAGTATCTTTTTCGGTATGATGATCTTTCTCACCCATGCTGAGTCCTATCGTGGTATTTCCCCGGTCTTCACCGCATTTGGACGGATGAAACTGTTCTCGATCTTTTCGCCCTTGTTGCTGGTCACAATTGTTGTCGCCCTGGGTCTTTCGGTGTTGTTTCGCTTTACCGCGCTGGGCCGCGAATTTCTCGCCACCGGTGCCAATGAACGCGCAGCCGAATTGTCCGGCATCCGTGTCCAAAGAATGATTACCTATTGCCATATGCTGTCCGGTGTTCTTGCCGGAATTGCCGGGTTGATGCTGGTATCGCGCACCGGTGCCGCGATACCCTCGATGGCCGGGCAACTCGGGCAGGACTGGCTGCTGCCGGCTTTCCTGGGTCCCGTGCTGGGCGGAACATTGCTCACCGGCGGACGCGTCTCGGTGCTTGGCACCTTGCTGGGGTCGTTTCTGGTCACCATGCTCACAACCGGTCTGCTGCTGATGCAGGTCGGCGCATTCTGGGTGCAGACCTATCTGGGCCTGCTGCTGCTGTTTGCGGTTCTGGTCGATCTCGTGCGCCGGTCTTATCTGAAGCGGAGAAAGTTGATATGAGCACCCGCTTCTGGGAGTCCGACTGGTTCGGACCATTTGTCATTACACTGGCTGCGATTGTCGTTGTCGGCGCGCTCAATCCGTCCTTTCTGTCACCGTTTAATATTCAGGTGCTGCTGCTCGCCATTTCGGTCAACGCGCTGATCGCGTTTTCGCAGATGATCATCATTGCCATTGGTCAGATGAATCTTTCGGTTGGTGCGATCGGAGGCCTGGCGGCGATTTCCTTTGCCGGAATGATGCAGGTCTGGGGCATGCCCTGGCCCATTGCCGCGGCGCTCGCTCTGAGCATCGGCTTGCTGGCAGGTCTTGCCAACGGCGTGCTGGTGGCCTTCACCGGTATCTCGGCATTTGTCATCACCCTGGCCAGCCTTTCCATCTACAAGGGCATCAATCTGGGTATTACCGAAGCCCAGCCGTTTTACGACATCCCGGACATCGTCAAGTCGCTGGGCAATAACACGTTCATCGAGCCATTGCCGTGGCTGGTAATCCCCTGTGTCCTGGCGGCGATCGCGCTGTGGTATCTGCTCAACCGGCTGCCTCTGGGACGCTCGATCCTGGCTGTGGGCGGCAATGAACATGCCTCCGAATTGTCGGGTATTTCGGTGCGTCTTGTGGTCATCGTCGCTCATGCAATTTCAGGTGGGCTGGCGGCGCTGGCCGGCATCATGCTGGTCGGACGTCTGCAATTGGGCCAGCCGACCATTGGCGATGACTGGCTGATCCTGTCCTTTGCCGCCCCGGTCATTGGTGGTGCGATTCTGTCCGGCGGTCATGTCAGTGTGGCCGGCACCCTGCTGGGCGTTATTATCGTCGCGATTTTCACCCAGGTACTGGTGCTGTTCAATATCGATCCGTTCCTTGTTCAGGTCGTGCTCGGTGGGCTGATCCTGTGGGCGGTCGGCGTCAATCGTTGGCGCGAAGTGCGGGCACAGCGCCATGCCGGGCAGGTTCAGGCATGAGCGATACCACTCTCAAAACTGTGTTCCACGCTGACAATATCACCAAGACATTTCCCGGTGTCGTGGCGCTGGATGAGGCGCGCATAACCCTGTCGGAAGGCTCGATTCACGCATTGCTGGGTGAAAACGGCGCCGGAAAATCAACCCTGATCAAGGCGATTACCGGCGTTCACCAGCCCGATTCCGGCACCATGACGTTGAATGGCGAAGTATTCGCGCCGCACAGCACCAGAGATGCCATAGCCAAAGGCGTTGGCGTGGTGCATCAGGAGCGCAATCTGATCCCGCGCTTTTCGATTGCGGAAAACAT from Pararhizobium sp. IMCC3301 includes the following:
- a CDS encoding HEXXH motif-containing putative peptide modification protein, giving the protein MFNPTANSSKRLIQRMSGALALSLDHIFEQSEHSLDIGQRAKEILLSRLHNGSRESPALYALHFLLINQIRRDSLTSAQATINRILSLSPADIGTVSIQLGAPEAHADLVVILPFLAEGEDARFSFVEPSARQAELALQQIDEALQMLRVGAFPFHSEIGEIVPWIVVAAGKPTEINEDPESSFGGASALRAFGAVLQNADLQDSVFDRALSLVHETSHHVLFAHSPKDGVVTNPPTELYSSPLRTDPRPMEGIHHATFVLARMALVARQLLESGLLSKQDNELARETIADSRTLFADGLETLDQYANYTPLGSQAIDEARAFMASL
- a CDS encoding histidine kinase dimerization/phosphoacceptor domain -containing protein; translated protein: MVPVKHPDEQLRLNSLRSYNILDTAADTDFTEIVELAAAICETPVSLISFVDSDRQWFKARVGFPESETGLDRSVCAHALLEGDYLEINDMGSDPRTSDNPLHTGDVGVNFYAGAVLVAPDGMPLGTLCVLDTKPRELTPVQKQALMVLSKQVVKQLELRKRLQIEVSLRQEIDHRVKNSLQTIASILRVSTRQVTDEAAIEILQLVERRLNSVAALHVELMGKDENSGVDAGHYLRRVQDLLQQVMPDNISMSIDYVDCALEQSKASAIGMIVSEFVANSVKHAFPDGASGEIQIALTQTSNDHLLLTCRDNGTGRALPSQTPDLSSGLGKQIMSSAAIQLGGNLQEDFHASGTALTVEFKNRR
- a CDS encoding sugar ABC transporter substrate-binding protein, encoding MSLKRLITTLIVIGAVPTAALADPSSRIALIPGGPHPYFAAWEQAGADAAKEFNLGEATYKVPQKWELGLQNQMLESLVTQGYNGFLIFPGDPVGTVAIANELADTGAPVIALAGCLKDPSDAQFCMGTDTGNSAYLGTKELLKVLGSGAKIAHFTGFLVDPNTQLRIDAVEKAAQEGGAEVIQVIADIDAPEPAEEKINAYLAAHAGEVDGIITTAWVPAVVASSALRKIGDKRIKMVGIDHDEVVLKAIKDGFVHGTMLQNPYGQGYIGSYAADKLRTGCTIKADAPFKSNALTDKFIDSGTVFAGVDDVDNYVGSMQAITKTLFDGFESTYLDC
- a CDS encoding ABC transporter permease, which produces MANTSQQDALPRFSATRLLLSNEFGLLVLIVLFATIFATISPAFLSKFSLYALGRTAAVNIMIGFSMMVVIITGGLNLSVGAIGVSAAMFGGLLMESVGMPWPLAVAGGLAVGAGLGAINGIIIVRTGLHSFIITLATMSIFFGMMIFLTHAESYRGISPVFTAFGRMKLFSIFSPLLLVTIVVALGLSVLFRFTALGREFLATGANERAAELSGIRVQRMITYCHMLSGVLAGIAGLMLVSRTGAAIPSMAGQLGQDWLLPAFLGPVLGGTLLTGGRVSVLGTLLGSFLVTMLTTGLLLMQVGAFWVQTYLGLLLLFAVLVDLVRRSYLKRRKLI
- a CDS encoding ABC transporter permease, giving the protein MSTRFWESDWFGPFVITLAAIVVVGALNPSFLSPFNIQVLLLAISVNALIAFSQMIIIAIGQMNLSVGAIGGLAAISFAGMMQVWGMPWPIAAALALSIGLLAGLANGVLVAFTGISAFVITLASLSIYKGINLGITEAQPFYDIPDIVKSLGNNTFIEPLPWLVIPCVLAAIALWYLLNRLPLGRSILAVGGNEHASELSGISVRLVVIVAHAISGGLAALAGIMLVGRLQLGQPTIGDDWLILSFAAPVIGGAILSGGHVSVAGTLLGVIIVAIFTQVLVLFNIDPFLVQVVLGGLILWAVGVNRWREVRAQRHAGQVQA